In Dermatophilus congolensis, a genomic segment contains:
- a CDS encoding MarP family serine protease: MNGTVAWAPWGLVVDAVVLLILWTSVTSGWRRGFIGSLFGAAGFAAGGILGVAVLPGALANKLPAQWAASEAAILVMLILVLAAITQGILERIAMPLISCIRASWARYTDAFGGAAVQFTVAAVALWVATGLLALSPIPALKDGISASRSLHVVDNVMPATRDAVLEQALVALDAYQFPRVFTDQEPPDVRSVQPPDKAIASNEALRAASESIYRIDALALRCNRSQEGTGWALTSDTIVTNAHVVAGADRISVRVKNERHSAHLVTFDPARDLALLKVEDLQAQPLPRAERVSRKEALFMAGYPLGGPYSTQPGRIATRMNARGADIYGQGQAIRQIYVVRGDVRPGNSGGPALTVDGRVAGVVFARSTTENETAYVLTLKELDEFLTERPAPPAQTLCAA; this comes from the coding sequence ATGAACGGAACGGTCGCGTGGGCGCCGTGGGGCCTGGTGGTCGATGCCGTCGTCCTTCTCATCCTCTGGACCTCAGTAACGAGCGGATGGCGACGGGGATTCATCGGAAGTCTTTTCGGTGCAGCAGGATTCGCCGCCGGAGGCATTCTTGGTGTTGCTGTTTTGCCCGGAGCGCTCGCCAATAAGCTCCCTGCACAGTGGGCTGCCTCTGAGGCGGCCATTCTGGTCATGCTTATCCTGGTCCTGGCAGCGATCACTCAAGGCATCCTCGAGCGTATAGCGATGCCGCTCATCAGCTGCATTCGAGCTTCCTGGGCGCGCTACACCGATGCATTCGGTGGCGCGGCTGTGCAATTCACCGTCGCCGCCGTGGCGCTCTGGGTAGCCACTGGGCTGCTCGCACTCTCGCCTATCCCAGCGCTCAAAGATGGAATCTCTGCCTCCCGGTCATTGCACGTGGTGGACAACGTCATGCCCGCCACTCGAGACGCTGTACTGGAGCAAGCACTTGTCGCTCTCGATGCTTACCAATTCCCCCGAGTCTTCACCGACCAAGAACCACCTGACGTTCGTAGCGTCCAACCCCCAGACAAAGCCATCGCATCCAATGAGGCACTCCGAGCTGCCAGTGAATCCATCTATCGAATCGATGCGCTTGCGCTGCGATGCAACCGCTCTCAAGAAGGCACAGGATGGGCACTGACCTCCGACACCATCGTTACGAACGCCCACGTCGTTGCTGGAGCTGACCGCATCAGCGTCCGAGTGAAAAACGAACGCCATTCGGCTCATCTCGTCACTTTCGACCCAGCCCGTGACCTAGCACTGCTCAAAGTTGAAGACTTGCAAGCCCAACCGTTACCAAGAGCAGAGCGAGTTTCCCGCAAAGAAGCACTCTTTATGGCCGGATATCCACTCGGAGGCCCTTACTCCACCCAGCCAGGGCGTATCGCTACCCGCATGAATGCCCGTGGCGCCGACATCTACGGCCAAGGTCAAGCGATACGCCAGATCTACGTTGTGCGTGGTGATGTACGTCCTGGAAACTCCGGCGGCCCAGCACTGACCGTGGACGGTCGTGTCGCCGGAGTCGTTTTCGCTCGTTCAACGACAGAGAACGAAACCGCCTATGTTCTTACTCTCAAAGAACTCGACGAATTCCTTACCGAACGTCCTGCTCCGCCAGCTCAGACGCTTTGCGCTGCGTAA
- a CDS encoding RidA family protein, which produces MSSVEQRLQEIGLALPEVALPVGSYVPAKADGRRIHTSGQLPLVNGALPITGKVGAEVSVEQAQELARTCVLNAIAAVKSVVGDLDQVQSVVKVVGFVASDPTFTQQPAVINGASDLLAQAFGDIGVHARSAVGVAVLPMDAPVEVEIVVALREE; this is translated from the coding sequence ATGAGTTCCGTTGAACAACGATTGCAAGAGATCGGCTTAGCCTTACCTGAAGTAGCACTTCCCGTAGGTTCATACGTTCCCGCCAAAGCCGACGGACGACGTATCCACACCTCCGGCCAACTTCCTCTCGTCAATGGGGCCCTTCCCATCACAGGAAAAGTAGGTGCCGAGGTATCCGTTGAACAAGCACAAGAGCTAGCGCGAACCTGCGTGCTCAACGCCATCGCCGCAGTCAAATCAGTAGTGGGCGACCTCGACCAGGTCCAGAGCGTTGTCAAAGTTGTTGGCTTCGTCGCCAGCGACCCAACATTCACCCAACAGCCCGCCGTCATCAACGGCGCCTCCGACCTGCTCGCCCAGGCCTTCGGAGACATCGGCGTGCATGCACGCAGCGCTGTTGGAGTGGCAGTCCTACCCATGGATGCCCCCGTCGAAGTCGAAATCGTCGTAGCACTACGCGAGGAATGA
- a CDS encoding (2Fe-2S) ferredoxin domain-containing protein, whose product MTTLVLVTIDLTSPHPEATISHVATHLHAQVAALQGNDHTSLTHTLDTLEAQNTQQVLLIPITFDAAPTGPSWVRRVAGHWKRTRNSSMDIDVITKPVHDLTTYNLDEQPRRAITGQEAPLHNPTWEQPPPHTHHVLLCRGPRCNAQGADAIAIRIRDELRHRDLHDNGVLLTQTGCLYPCNRAPVIVTHPDGTWHGPVDEDDIPVLVDQNLTEATQPPQ is encoded by the coding sequence ATGACCACACTCGTCCTTGTCACCATCGACCTCACCAGCCCCCACCCCGAGGCCACCATCAGCCACGTCGCCACTCACCTACACGCTCAGGTCGCCGCCCTCCAAGGCAACGACCACACCTCACTCACCCACACCCTGGACACCCTCGAAGCGCAAAACACCCAACAGGTGCTGCTCATCCCTATCACTTTCGACGCTGCCCCCACCGGACCCTCATGGGTACGCCGCGTGGCCGGACACTGGAAACGCACCCGCAACTCCAGCATGGACATCGACGTCATCACTAAGCCCGTACACGACCTAACCACATACAACCTCGACGAGCAGCCACGACGAGCTATCACCGGACAAGAAGCCCCACTACACAACCCCACCTGGGAACAACCACCACCCCACACCCATCACGTTTTGCTCTGCCGCGGGCCACGCTGTAACGCCCAAGGAGCCGACGCCATCGCCATCCGAATACGCGACGAACTACGCCACCGCGACCTGCACGACAACGGCGTACTCCTGACCCAAACCGGCTGCCTCTACCCCTGCAACCGCGCCCCAGTCATCGTCACCCACCCCGACGGAACATGGCATGGACCAGTCGACGAGGACGACATCCCCGTCCTCGTCGACCAGAACCTCACCGAAGCAACACAACCGCCTCAGTGA
- a CDS encoding FecCD family ABC transporter permease: MTRFIYTAATLTLLLAASSIIVLGIGSVPIPPTDVIDVIARRVHLIHGDHVTIFTDRIIWELRLPRIMATIAVGAALAQCGCILQALTGNDLADPYLLGISSGAAVGAVAAIILGWTIPGLPPAVATTVTAFTGAIAALALVLGLATGRSGALPPGRTILAGIAISQLAGAFTSFVVMIFGGYSGAREVMTWMLGSFSGIRAPHAWLITITTLLATTALITSAPALDAFAFGETSARSLGIRVEHTRWALFTGCALLTATTVATVGPIGFVGLTIPHIMRLIIGPTHRRLLPASALAGALLLLWSDTAARALNPGQEIPIGVITAAIGAPVLVALLRNHARHS; this comes from the coding sequence GTGACCCGCTTCATCTACACCGCAGCCACCCTCACCCTCCTCCTGGCTGCCAGCAGCATCATCGTCCTAGGAATCGGATCCGTCCCCATCCCACCTACCGACGTCATCGACGTGATTGCCCGCCGCGTCCACCTCATTCACGGCGACCACGTCACCATCTTCACCGACCGCATCATCTGGGAACTACGCCTACCCCGCATCATGGCCACCATCGCCGTCGGCGCCGCCCTAGCCCAATGCGGATGCATCCTCCAAGCACTCACCGGCAACGACCTGGCCGACCCCTACCTCCTGGGCATCTCCAGCGGAGCAGCCGTCGGCGCCGTCGCTGCAATCATCCTCGGCTGGACCATCCCCGGACTACCCCCAGCAGTAGCCACCACCGTCACCGCCTTCACCGGCGCAATCGCAGCTCTAGCCCTGGTTCTGGGTCTTGCCACCGGCCGCTCCGGCGCACTCCCACCCGGACGAACCATTCTCGCCGGAATAGCCATCAGCCAACTCGCTGGCGCATTCACCTCCTTCGTCGTCATGATCTTCGGCGGCTACTCTGGAGCCCGTGAAGTCATGACCTGGATGCTGGGCTCCTTCAGCGGCATCCGCGCACCACATGCTTGGCTCATCACCATCACCACCCTGCTCGCCACCACAGCGCTCATCACCTCCGCCCCCGCCCTCGACGCCTTCGCCTTCGGAGAAACCTCCGCTCGCTCCCTAGGAATCCGCGTCGAACACACCCGCTGGGCACTCTTCACCGGATGCGCCCTACTGACCGCAACCACCGTCGCCACCGTCGGCCCCATCGGCTTCGTCGGACTGACCATCCCACACATCATGCGCCTGATCATCGGACCAACCCACCGCCGCCTGCTCCCCGCATCCGCCCTCGCAGGCGCACTCCTGCTCCTGTGGTCTGACACCGCAGCCCGCGCGCTCAACCCCGGCCAAGAAATCCCCATCGGAGTCATCACCGCCGCTATCGGAGCCCCTGTCCTCGTCGCCCTCCTGAGAAACCACGCCCGCCACTCATGA
- a CDS encoding WhiB family transcriptional regulator has protein sequence MITETPETTFEESIEHWSARAWCRTVSPDELFVEGKAQQRAKRICRNCEVVVDCLAEALDERIEFGVWGGMTERERRKMLRLHPEVTDWKRVFEDTNSTAKVAG, from the coding sequence GTGATTACTGAAACGCCCGAAACAACGTTCGAAGAGTCTATCGAGCATTGGTCGGCAAGGGCTTGGTGCAGGACCGTTAGTCCGGATGAGCTTTTTGTGGAAGGAAAAGCTCAACAACGCGCTAAGAGGATCTGCCGCAATTGCGAAGTAGTCGTCGATTGCCTCGCAGAAGCCCTGGATGAGCGCATTGAATTCGGCGTTTGGGGAGGCATGACCGAACGTGAACGGCGCAAGATGCTGCGCCTACACCCAGAGGTCACCGACTGGAAACGTGTCTTCGAAGATACCAATAGCACCGCCAAAGTGGCTGGCTGA
- a CDS encoding DUF4177 domain-containing protein codes for MKKWEYATAPIIPHATQQILNNWGIDGWELVQVVTTDTGNLVAYFKRPLEED; via the coding sequence ATGAAAAAATGGGAATATGCGACCGCGCCGATCATTCCGCACGCGACGCAGCAAATTTTGAACAACTGGGGTATTGATGGTTGGGAACTAGTCCAGGTCGTCACTACCGATACCGGAAATCTCGTGGCTTATTTCAAACGTCCTCTAGAGGAGGACTGA
- the nrdH gene encoding glutaredoxin-like protein NrdH has translation MSTIETAESLTVYSKPSCVQCNATYRALDKAGLPYEVVDLTADENALTHVMSLGHTQAPVVIHGDEHWSGYRPDLIKAAAARANAA, from the coding sequence ATGTCGACCATCGAAACCGCAGAATCACTCACCGTGTACAGCAAGCCCTCCTGTGTCCAGTGCAACGCAACCTACCGCGCCCTTGACAAGGCAGGACTTCCCTACGAAGTGGTCGACCTTACCGCCGATGAGAACGCTCTCACCCACGTCATGTCCCTAGGCCACACCCAGGCCCCGGTAGTCATCCACGGCGACGAACACTGGTCCGGCTACCGACCCGACCTCATCAAAGCCGCCGCAGCCCGCGCAAACGCAGCCTGA
- a CDS encoding penicillin-binding protein, translated as MTNDPTVPASDHEQNAAPEQREGLHSAFRLLGGVVAGSTVLGVLVAGIFMPVVGAGGLATKSIVASFDAMPAEFTASPASQQTRILAADGSTIATLAEDNRQVVSLDEIAPIMRKAQIAIEDERFYEHSGVDPRGVARALFATLRGDTQGASTITQQYVRQTLVTTALKSDNEAGVAAALERGGVAGIVRKLQEMKYAIALEDNLSKEQVLEGYLNLVYYGAGAYGVEAAAQRYFSKRASKLTLPEAAMIAGQVQRPSYTNPFERPEETLKRRNAVLDRMLSSHVITAEEHDEAINTPLGLKPSLPKQSCNASGSPYFCEYVVNWLLDQPSLGKDRKSRRNALYRKGLKIETPFDPKLAAFAREELIKRAPVEDSKSRGAAVAVVQPGTGKVIATAQNTNYGQGSGEAGVETTVNWSVDAKYGASGGFQIGSTAKPFNLVAALEKGMSPDTVLQVPPNHTPYSVSQLGGNKCGFIGRPFQPKNHEGNEFGPMSLKKATQKSVNTAFVELASQVGVCNIVDVMGRMGLHTGYGQKYGTKFVPNVILGADNASPLTLASAYATLAAGGKYCEPVPVTKVSDFHGKVFPIRGANCRQAISQKVAYDTTRILESVISPGATGEQMALADGRVAAGKTGTADASVHTWFAGFTPQLATAAWVGRPNAQLPQPHVYGSTFAGPIWTAVMNEASKGMPKLDFQQNPNKPGQGTPASETAEVPDVVGRTLNSAKKQLESEGFKVKINSEKMPSDNIDYGRVAQITPMAGSQASRGSTVTITLSSGADE; from the coding sequence ATGACGAATGACCCCACCGTCCCCGCGTCTGACCACGAGCAGAATGCGGCGCCGGAGCAACGCGAGGGGCTTCATTCCGCGTTCCGTCTACTGGGTGGAGTTGTCGCCGGATCAACTGTTCTAGGAGTCCTCGTCGCAGGAATCTTCATGCCTGTTGTTGGAGCAGGCGGTCTAGCCACTAAATCCATCGTGGCTTCGTTCGACGCCATGCCCGCAGAATTCACGGCCTCCCCCGCCTCACAACAAACACGCATCCTGGCCGCAGACGGCTCCACCATCGCCACCCTGGCCGAAGACAACCGTCAAGTGGTCTCCCTAGATGAAATCGCCCCGATCATGCGTAAAGCACAGATCGCGATCGAAGATGAACGTTTTTACGAGCACAGTGGCGTTGATCCCCGAGGCGTAGCCCGAGCCCTATTCGCCACACTGCGCGGCGACACCCAGGGCGCATCCACCATCACACAGCAATACGTCCGCCAAACCTTGGTCACCACTGCCCTGAAATCCGACAACGAAGCTGGCGTCGCGGCAGCCCTAGAACGCGGCGGCGTTGCTGGCATCGTCCGCAAACTCCAGGAAATGAAATACGCCATCGCCCTGGAAGACAACCTCAGCAAAGAACAAGTTCTCGAGGGTTACCTCAACCTCGTCTATTACGGTGCAGGAGCATACGGCGTCGAAGCTGCAGCGCAACGCTACTTCAGCAAACGCGCTTCCAAACTCACCCTGCCCGAAGCCGCAATGATCGCAGGCCAAGTGCAGCGCCCCAGCTACACCAACCCATTCGAACGCCCCGAAGAAACACTTAAACGCCGCAACGCCGTACTAGACCGAATGCTTTCTTCTCACGTCATCACCGCAGAAGAACACGACGAAGCAATCAACACACCCCTAGGACTTAAACCAAGTCTGCCAAAACAGTCCTGTAATGCCTCGGGGTCCCCGTACTTCTGCGAATACGTCGTCAACTGGCTTCTGGACCAGCCATCCCTGGGCAAAGACCGCAAGAGCCGCCGCAATGCCCTCTACCGCAAAGGGCTGAAAATCGAGACACCTTTTGACCCCAAACTCGCTGCCTTCGCCCGAGAAGAACTCATCAAACGCGCCCCCGTAGAAGACAGCAAGAGCCGCGGGGCTGCCGTTGCTGTTGTACAACCCGGAACTGGAAAAGTTATTGCCACCGCCCAAAACACCAACTACGGGCAAGGCTCTGGCGAAGCTGGCGTAGAGACCACCGTGAACTGGAGCGTAGACGCCAAATACGGGGCTTCCGGCGGTTTCCAGATCGGTTCAACTGCCAAGCCTTTCAACCTAGTCGCTGCTCTAGAGAAAGGCATGTCCCCGGACACTGTCCTTCAAGTGCCTCCTAACCACACGCCCTACTCGGTCTCCCAACTTGGTGGAAACAAGTGTGGCTTCATTGGCCGTCCCTTCCAGCCCAAGAACCACGAGGGCAACGAGTTCGGCCCCATGAGCTTGAAAAAAGCCACCCAAAAATCCGTGAACACTGCCTTCGTGGAACTGGCCTCCCAGGTAGGGGTCTGCAACATCGTCGATGTCATGGGAAGGATGGGCCTACACACCGGATACGGGCAGAAGTACGGAACCAAATTCGTCCCCAACGTCATCCTCGGCGCAGACAACGCTTCTCCCCTAACCCTGGCCTCGGCCTACGCCACCTTGGCAGCCGGCGGCAAATACTGTGAGCCGGTCCCCGTAACGAAAGTCAGTGACTTCCACGGCAAAGTTTTCCCTATTCGAGGCGCGAACTGTCGTCAAGCAATCAGCCAAAAAGTCGCCTACGACACCACCCGCATCCTTGAATCGGTCATCTCTCCCGGAGCTACCGGTGAACAGATGGCCCTGGCAGATGGCCGAGTCGCGGCAGGTAAAACAGGAACCGCCGACGCGAGTGTGCACACCTGGTTCGCCGGGTTCACTCCTCAGCTGGCCACTGCCGCGTGGGTCGGACGCCCCAACGCGCAGCTGCCTCAACCACACGTATACGGGTCTACCTTCGCTGGCCCGATCTGGACCGCAGTGATGAACGAAGCCTCAAAAGGCATGCCCAAGCTCGACTTCCAGCAAAACCCCAACAAACCAGGACAAGGCACTCCTGCTTCCGAGACCGCCGAGGTCCCAGACGTAGTGGGACGGACTCTGAACTCGGCTAAGAAGCAACTCGAAAGCGAAGGCTTCAAGGTCAAGATCAACTCCGAGAAAATGCCCTCGGACAACATTGACTACGGCCGCGTAGCTCAGATCACACCAATGGCAGGCTCACAAGCTAGCCGCGGAAGCACAGTCACCATCACGCTCTCCAGCGGAGCTGATGAGTAA
- a CDS encoding ABC transporter substrate-binding protein, whose amino-acid sequence MRPHPHHITIATCILLLTACASAPTTSTNTSSNTAPITLTNCGEKITVTTPPRRLVTLNQGATETALALGLAPRMAGTAYLDDAIAPTYKTAYTTVPVLAKEYPSKEQFLAAKPDFAYSAYASAFTDKAVGTRNELTSEGINTYTSPFGCPKGTPTAEATFENGWNEIAEIAKIFAVTPTADALITTQKRHLDEIRTKATGKNHTIFWYDSGDKTPTVGAGAGGPHLIMNAVGATNIFDNLPGGWSEASWEKVVAANPDVIVLADASWNTAEKKKNHLTNDPVLSQLDAVKNNRFITIPFSESTPGVRLVDGARSISNQLAQLDQ is encoded by the coding sequence GTGCGCCCACACCCCCACCACATCACCATAGCCACCTGCATCCTCCTGCTTACCGCCTGTGCTAGCGCACCCACCACCTCCACCAACACCAGCAGCAATACCGCACCCATTACCTTGACTAACTGCGGCGAAAAAATCACCGTCACCACCCCACCACGCAGACTCGTCACCCTCAACCAAGGCGCCACCGAAACAGCACTCGCCCTTGGCCTGGCCCCCCGCATGGCAGGCACCGCCTACCTCGACGACGCCATCGCCCCCACCTACAAAACCGCCTACACAACCGTCCCCGTCCTCGCCAAGGAATACCCCAGCAAAGAACAATTCCTCGCAGCCAAACCCGATTTCGCCTACTCCGCCTACGCCAGCGCCTTCACCGACAAAGCCGTCGGCACCCGAAACGAACTCACCTCCGAAGGCATCAACACCTACACCAGCCCCTTCGGATGCCCCAAAGGCACCCCCACCGCCGAGGCCACCTTCGAAAACGGCTGGAACGAAATCGCTGAAATCGCCAAAATCTTCGCCGTCACCCCCACCGCCGACGCCCTCATCACCACCCAGAAAAGACACCTCGACGAAATCCGCACCAAAGCCACCGGCAAAAACCACACCATCTTCTGGTACGACTCCGGCGACAAAACCCCCACCGTCGGCGCCGGAGCAGGCGGCCCACACCTAATCATGAACGCCGTCGGCGCCACCAACATCTTCGACAACCTTCCCGGAGGCTGGAGCGAAGCCTCATGGGAAAAAGTCGTCGCCGCTAACCCCGACGTCATCGTCCTGGCCGACGCCAGCTGGAATACCGCCGAAAAAAAGAAAAATCACCTCACCAACGACCCAGTCCTATCCCAACTCGACGCCGTAAAAAACAACCGATTCATCACAATCCCCTTCAGCGAAAGCACACCCGGAGTCCGCCTCGTCGACGGCGCCCGCTCCATCAGCAACCAACTCGCCCAACTCGACCAGTGA
- a CDS encoding MBL fold metallo-hydrolase encodes MTLLEQSQSPGNGAPSPFVTVLRAPNPGPMTLEGTNTYILRAPGKKHSIIIDPGPADPTYIATILTTATSDEAEISHLLLTHHHADHAAAIPLIEKATGLQVLSIGTSTLTDGQTLHAEGLTLHVIATPGHTADSTTFRLHEAPLLFTGDTILGRGTTWLDYPDGTLTDYLHTLHLLSDLLRDKGEHTLLPGHGPTHSYTAPILDAYIQHRTARLRQIRAARDSGAGTDIEAITNIVYRDQPESVLAAARICVAAQLDHLRHHDTL; translated from the coding sequence ATGACCCTGCTCGAACAGTCACAAAGCCCCGGAAACGGAGCACCATCACCGTTTGTGACGGTGCTGCGTGCCCCGAACCCGGGGCCCATGACACTCGAAGGAACCAACACCTACATCCTTCGCGCCCCAGGTAAAAAACACAGCATCATCATCGACCCCGGTCCCGCCGACCCCACCTACATCGCCACCATTCTCACCACCGCCACCAGCGACGAAGCCGAAATCTCTCACCTACTGCTCACACACCATCACGCAGACCACGCAGCCGCGATCCCCCTGATCGAAAAAGCCACCGGCCTACAAGTCTTATCCATCGGCACCTCCACTCTCACCGACGGGCAAACACTGCACGCCGAGGGACTCACCCTGCACGTCATCGCCACCCCTGGCCACACAGCAGACTCCACAACCTTCCGACTCCACGAAGCACCCCTGCTATTCACCGGTGACACCATCCTGGGCCGCGGCACCACATGGCTGGACTACCCCGACGGAACCCTCACCGACTACCTACATACACTCCATCTACTCAGCGACCTCCTGCGAGACAAAGGCGAGCACACACTCCTGCCCGGGCACGGCCCCACGCACTCCTACACCGCCCCCATCCTGGACGCTTACATCCAGCACCGCACCGCCCGCCTGCGCCAAATCCGCGCTGCACGCGATAGCGGAGCTGGCACTGACATCGAAGCCATCACCAACATCGTCTACCGCGACCAACCCGAAAGCGTCCTAGCCGCAGCACGCATCTGCGTAGCAGCTCAGCTCGACCATCTCCGCCACCATGACACCCTGTGA
- a CDS encoding ABC transporter ATP-binding protein, translating into MNITTRNLSWNTHGRDIVAHLDLTIPAATTTAIVGPNGCGKTTTLHLLAGIRRPTTGSIHFNDDDVTHMPPRHRARLCALLEQHPHTPLDLTARHIVELGRTPHRGRWHNPHDTDAVTTAMHTAGITHLADRTWPTLSGGERQRVQLARALAQEPRILLLDEPTNHLDLRHQISLLHTVCALNLTVVAVLHDLDLAAAFCEHIIVMNHGRIIATGPTRTTLTTELIADVFGINTRIHHDERTHITWTGLTGKQP; encoded by the coding sequence ATGAACATCACCACACGCAACCTCAGCTGGAACACTCACGGACGCGACATCGTCGCCCACCTCGACCTCACCATCCCAGCCGCCACAACCACCGCCATTGTCGGCCCTAACGGATGCGGAAAAACCACCACCCTTCACCTCCTCGCTGGCATACGCCGCCCCACCACCGGAAGCATCCACTTCAACGACGACGACGTCACCCACATGCCACCACGCCACCGCGCCCGCCTCTGCGCACTCCTGGAACAACACCCCCACACTCCTCTAGACCTCACCGCCCGACACATCGTCGAACTCGGACGCACACCACATCGCGGACGATGGCACAACCCCCACGACACCGACGCCGTCACCACCGCCATGCACACCGCAGGCATCACCCACCTCGCCGACCGAACCTGGCCCACCCTCTCCGGCGGAGAACGTCAACGCGTACAGCTGGCCCGTGCTCTGGCCCAAGAACCTCGCATCCTCCTGCTCGACGAACCCACCAACCACCTCGACCTACGCCACCAAATCAGCCTCCTTCACACCGTCTGCGCGTTGAACCTCACCGTCGTTGCTGTCCTGCATGACCTCGACCTCGCCGCCGCCTTCTGCGAACACATCATTGTCATGAACCACGGACGCATCATCGCCACAGGACCCACCCGCACCACCCTCACCACTGAACTCATCGCCGACGTCTTCGGCATCAACACCCGCATCCACCACGACGAACGCACCCACATCACCTGGACAGGACTTACCGGAAAACAACCATGA
- a CDS encoding Crp/Fnr family transcriptional regulator, translating to MALNDLVRQAPLFSALSDTDVHALQSMMTSTHVARGSVLFREGDRGDRLYVIVSGKIKLGRASIDGRENLVAVLGPGELLGELTVFDPGDRNATATAIANTELIGLTHEQLAAFLPDHPQVASALLASLARRLRRTNDSLADLVFTDVPGRVAKALIDLSHRFGQEIDDGLLVPHDLTQEELAQLVGASRETVNKALADFATRGWIRLETRAVVLLDVERLTRRAH from the coding sequence GTGGCTCTCAACGATCTTGTCAGGCAGGCGCCTCTTTTCTCGGCGCTGAGCGACACCGATGTCCATGCACTTCAGTCGATGATGACCTCGACGCATGTGGCGCGCGGTTCAGTCCTCTTCCGTGAGGGCGACCGCGGCGACCGTCTGTACGTCATCGTCTCCGGGAAGATCAAGCTCGGACGCGCGAGCATCGATGGGCGCGAGAACCTCGTCGCTGTGCTCGGCCCGGGTGAGCTTTTGGGCGAGTTGACGGTGTTTGATCCGGGTGACCGTAACGCGACGGCCACAGCGATTGCCAACACGGAACTGATTGGTCTTACGCACGAGCAGCTGGCTGCGTTCCTGCCTGATCACCCGCAGGTGGCTTCAGCGCTATTGGCTTCATTGGCGCGTCGTTTGCGTCGTACGAACGATTCTCTTGCTGATCTTGTTTTCACAGATGTCCCGGGCCGGGTGGCGAAGGCTCTCATTGATTTGTCGCACCGTTTCGGTCAAGAGATCGACGATGGTCTTCTGGTTCCGCACGATCTCACGCAGGAAGAGTTGGCTCAGTTGGTGGGTGCTTCTCGCGAGACGGTGAACAAGGCGCTTGCTGATTTCGCAACGCGTGGGTGGATCCGTTTGGAGACCCGTGCGGTGGTACTTCTCGACGTGGAGCGTTTGACCCGTCGAGCTCACTGA